In Fimbriimonadia bacterium, a genomic segment contains:
- a CDS encoding phytanoyl-CoA dioxygenase family protein, translated as MLSAEQVAFFRENGFVQGPKLLDDSQLEAMRDAVARVLRGESERQAEYTVGLPTKEGLEAKAVTQTLNAWQADGVIRDHILGGRVAEACAQLLGANELRLFHDQILIKPPGGGNVVPWHQDYMYWQIVDRPEMVTCWMPLDDATEENGCMLFVPRSHTWGLFPTVDFGSDFESLLREANAPVGEKLEIVALPTKAGHCTFHHALTFHGTSINRTDRSRRAVIGHYMSGACRYRAAGEHYLKKHIHLEDGAEFGEDLFPWVLRVSG; from the coding sequence ATGCTGAGTGCTGAGCAGGTTGCTTTCTTTCGTGAGAACGGCTTCGTTCAAGGGCCGAAGCTGCTCGATGATTCGCAGTTGGAGGCTATGCGCGACGCTGTCGCCCGCGTGCTGCGAGGCGAGTCGGAGCGACAGGCGGAGTACACGGTCGGACTGCCGACCAAGGAAGGCCTAGAGGCCAAGGCGGTGACGCAGACGCTGAATGCTTGGCAGGCGGACGGCGTCATTCGGGATCATATCCTCGGAGGCAGAGTGGCTGAGGCGTGTGCTCAGCTACTGGGGGCAAATGAACTGCGGCTTTTCCACGACCAGATTCTCATCAAGCCACCCGGCGGCGGCAACGTGGTTCCGTGGCACCAGGATTACATGTACTGGCAGATCGTGGACCGTCCCGAGATGGTTACCTGCTGGATGCCGCTGGACGATGCCACCGAGGAGAACGGCTGCATGCTGTTCGTGCCGCGCAGTCACACGTGGGGTCTCTTCCCGACCGTGGACTTCGGCAGTGACTTCGAGTCGTTGCTGCGCGAGGCGAACGCGCCGGTGGGCGAGAAGCTGGAGATCGTGGCGCTACCGACCAAGGCCGGCCATTGCACGTTCCATCACGCACTCACTTTCCATGGCACCTCTATCAACCGGACGGACCGTTCGAGACGGGCGGTGATTGGGCACTACATGTCGGGAGCTTGTCGCTACCGAGCGGCGGGCGAGCACTACTTGAAGAAGCACATCCATCTCGAGGATGGGGCGGAGTTCGGCGAAGATCTGTTTCCCTGGGTGCTTAGGGTCTCGGGTTAG
- a CDS encoding tetratricopeptide repeat protein, translating into MIRGLLIAALCLSACAFAQKLTSAEQSLYDAAVNAQRVGDFPTAITQYRKLLHARESYVPAHLNLASAYVANGEADKSAYHLRRAAALQPNNGHVWLKIASVHAQALRVNEAEQALSRVPKDLRSSSSYLYVRAAIKIGRSDMKGALSDLQAAHRKSPDDVEVLFLLASVQLHLGMRNEAIALLTKAGQRNPKEPVIWQALAEAHLGGGNTVAGVAALEKAHALMPENIEIAVLLARLYEQSERIEDAVQLLAKMIRTYPRNRLLRIEQGDVFARREMWAEAETQYLVARELSPRNPEIENRLAVVAVKLGRTEQAKEQFEAVLLVDPRNTAAYLGLEELHLKAQAHSPLIRLYRKWMENVPQDPYPSRQVCEIYRQGRDDAAAAREYRRHLEAFPNDVEGLRAFALFSEARGDYDAALAQLRRLARLDPQDRAAQVSIGEVLIKAGRTDEAIAHLRSLAEKNPQDPSPWLSLGAYYERADQLDKAKAVYEESLGHKRTEIVLAQLVRVLERMGDVDGAVKYAWDLLSTSKNPSADFPQIPNLLYRSGRKEEAKKVWAERVATQPNDTLLRSGYGVFLMSDGDLDGAAAQFAEIKRLEPRNSYPRMRLAEIYEQQKKLGAWLAEARELLDIAPDELGGYTLLSRYYAARGDNLGFWNELLPRARKGSPEDVAVQRLADFAPTVGKEAEALAVAKSRVDAAPLSRGAWLALAKAHVNLEQWPEAIEAYARTSRMDPTNIAALRAYCLLAEERGTPQQALDAFRLYSENHPNDSWAMLKYANLLRENGKPLEALDVYRKVLERFPDNETALQAVKDIEEQRTKPGESSG; encoded by the coding sequence ATGATTCGTGGGTTGCTCATCGCCGCACTGTGTCTGTCCGCCTGCGCCTTCGCGCAGAAGCTGACGAGCGCCGAGCAGAGTCTGTACGATGCCGCAGTCAATGCACAGCGTGTAGGCGACTTCCCGACCGCCATAACTCAGTACCGCAAGCTGCTCCATGCGCGCGAGAGCTACGTGCCGGCTCACCTGAACCTGGCGTCCGCCTATGTGGCTAATGGGGAGGCGGACAAGTCCGCGTATCACCTTCGTCGAGCGGCGGCATTGCAGCCGAACAACGGCCACGTGTGGCTGAAGATCGCGTCGGTCCATGCTCAGGCGCTACGTGTGAATGAGGCGGAACAGGCGCTGTCCCGTGTACCGAAGGACCTGCGGAGCAGCTCCAGCTACCTGTACGTTCGTGCTGCCATCAAGATCGGGCGAAGCGACATGAAGGGTGCGCTTTCCGACTTGCAGGCGGCGCACCGGAAGTCTCCCGATGACGTAGAGGTGTTGTTCCTGCTCGCGTCTGTCCAACTTCACTTGGGTATGAGGAACGAGGCGATTGCCCTTCTGACGAAGGCGGGCCAGCGGAACCCGAAGGAGCCCGTCATATGGCAGGCGCTCGCAGAGGCTCACCTCGGAGGCGGTAACACCGTTGCAGGGGTCGCCGCTCTGGAGAAAGCGCACGCGCTGATGCCCGAGAACATCGAGATTGCCGTACTGCTCGCTCGGTTGTACGAGCAGTCGGAGCGCATCGAAGACGCCGTGCAGTTGCTGGCCAAGATGATCCGCACCTACCCTCGCAACAGGCTCCTTCGAATCGAGCAAGGAGACGTCTTTGCACGCCGTGAGATGTGGGCCGAGGCGGAGACGCAATATCTCGTGGCTCGAGAACTGAGCCCGCGGAATCCGGAGATCGAGAACCGGCTGGCCGTCGTCGCCGTCAAGCTCGGGCGCACCGAACAGGCCAAGGAGCAGTTCGAAGCGGTTCTTCTCGTGGACCCGCGGAACACTGCAGCGTACTTAGGGCTCGAAGAGCTACATCTCAAGGCGCAGGCGCACAGCCCACTCATCCGCCTCTATCGCAAATGGATGGAGAACGTGCCGCAGGACCCGTATCCGTCCCGCCAGGTCTGCGAGATCTACAGGCAAGGGAGGGACGACGCTGCGGCTGCGCGTGAGTACCGGCGACACCTCGAGGCCTTCCCCAACGATGTCGAAGGTCTGAGGGCTTTCGCGCTCTTCTCCGAGGCGAGAGGGGACTACGACGCCGCGCTTGCGCAGCTCCGGCGGCTTGCACGACTCGATCCGCAGGACCGAGCCGCACAGGTTTCGATTGGCGAGGTGCTGATCAAAGCGGGCAGGACAGACGAGGCAATCGCTCACCTGCGCTCTTTGGCGGAGAAGAACCCGCAGGATCCGTCTCCGTGGCTGTCGCTGGGAGCCTACTACGAGCGTGCCGATCAACTCGACAAGGCCAAGGCGGTCTATGAGGAGTCGCTCGGTCACAAAAGGACCGAGATCGTGCTGGCGCAGCTCGTGCGTGTGCTCGAGCGCATGGGCGACGTGGACGGCGCGGTGAAATACGCGTGGGATCTGCTCTCCACCTCAAAGAACCCCTCTGCCGACTTTCCGCAAATCCCGAACTTGCTGTACCGCAGCGGTCGCAAGGAAGAGGCGAAGAAGGTATGGGCGGAGCGGGTTGCCACCCAGCCGAACGATACGCTTCTGCGCAGCGGCTACGGCGTGTTTCTGATGAGCGATGGGGACCTCGATGGGGCGGCAGCCCAGTTTGCGGAAATCAAGCGGCTGGAACCCCGCAACTCCTACCCCAGAATGCGCCTGGCGGAGATCTATGAGCAGCAGAAGAAGCTGGGTGCGTGGCTTGCAGAGGCTCGCGAGCTGCTCGACATCGCACCGGACGAGCTGGGTGGTTATACGTTGCTGTCCCGCTACTACGCGGCGCGCGGAGACAATCTGGGTTTCTGGAACGAGCTTTTGCCGCGAGCACGAAAGGGCAGCCCGGAGGACGTGGCCGTCCAGCGGCTTGCTGACTTCGCTCCGACCGTCGGCAAGGAGGCGGAGGCACTCGCGGTCGCGAAGAGCCGCGTAGACGCCGCGCCGCTCTCTCGCGGAGCCTGGCTCGCGTTGGCAAAGGCGCACGTCAATCTCGAGCAGTGGCCCGAGGCGATAGAAGCCTATGCAAGAACGTCCCGAATGGATCCGACGAACATCGCTGCTCTCCGCGCGTATTGCCTGCTGGCCGAGGAGCGCGGTACTCCGCAGCAGGCTCTCGATGCGTTCAGGCTGTACTCGGAGAACCACCCGAACGACTCGTGGGCAATGCTGAAATACGCCAACTTGCTGCGTGAGAACGGGAAGCCGTTGGAAGCCCTGGATGTCTACCGCAAGGTGCTGGAGCGTTTCCCGGACAACGAGACCGCACTGCAGGCAGTGAAGGATATCGAGGAGCAGAGGACCAAGCCCGGCGAGAGTAGTGGATAA